The Thermoplasmataceae archaeon genome has a segment encoding these proteins:
- a CDS encoding RNA-protein complex protein Nop10: MHSLIRKCTENGHYTMKETCPICGSHTEFAIPPKYSPSDRFQKYRLKLREAERNGKNNNKSI; this comes from the coding sequence ATGCACTCATTAATTAGGAAATGCACAGAAAACGGGCACTACACCATGAAGGAGACGTGTCCAATATGCGGTTCGCATACAGAATTCGCTATACCGCCAAAGTACTCTCCATCTGATAGGTTTCAGAAATACAGGTTGAAACTAAGGGAGGCCGAGAGAAATGGAAAAAATAATAATAAATCAATTTAA
- a CDS encoding proteasome assembly chaperone family protein: MEKIIINQFKKPKLNAPILIGGLPGIGNIGKIAAEYLIEKLKLQKMLDIFSEYLPPQVFIGDDNTIFLVRNSIYYKKFKGRKDLMVLVGDFQGTTQEGQYEMSHTVLEIARKNNVSMLYTLGGYSIGKIIESPRILGAVTNIELKKPLQDSGVVFPKGEPGGGIVGSAGVMLGLAKEIFSINGACLMGETSGYFADPKGAREMLKVLSTILDVEIDLSDIEERSKQIEQITEKMQEEVQGKNQPKEDLGYFR, from the coding sequence ATGGAAAAAATAATAATAAATCAATTTAAGAAGCCAAAATTGAATGCGCCAATTTTAATAGGGGGCCTTCCAGGCATAGGTAACATTGGGAAGATCGCAGCGGAATATTTGATCGAAAAGCTAAAGCTACAGAAAATGCTCGACATTTTCTCGGAGTATCTTCCGCCACAGGTATTCATTGGTGATGATAATACTATATTCCTGGTAAGGAACTCAATCTATTACAAGAAGTTCAAGGGGAGGAAAGATCTTATGGTTCTTGTTGGGGATTTCCAGGGCACAACCCAGGAAGGGCAGTACGAAATGTCACACACTGTACTTGAGATAGCTAGGAAGAACAACGTAAGTATGCTTTACACCCTAGGTGGATACAGCATTGGAAAAATCATAGAATCTCCTAGAATACTAGGAGCAGTTACCAATATAGAGTTGAAGAAACCACTTCAGGACAGTGGGGTCGTGTTTCCAAAGGGTGAACCGGGTGGTGGAATAGTTGGCTCCGCCGGCGTAATGCTGGGGCTCGCAAAGGAAATATTCTCAATAAACGGAGCCTGCCTGATGGGGGAGACTTCAGGCTATTTTGCAGATCCAAAAGGAGCAAGGGAAATGCTGAAGGTCCTTTCCACTATCCTTGACGTGGAAATTGATCTTTCCGATATAGAGGAAAGAAGCAAACAGATCGAGCAGATTACTGAGAAGATGCAGGAAGAGGTTCAGGGCAAGAACCAGCCGAAGGAAGACCTGGGATACTTCCGGTGA
- a CDS encoding HAD-IIB family hydrolase yields MASAYDVYDAFRSISSLNPMIFLDYDGTLVDIVLNPWEAVADRDLLELLSDLSNRYETFLVTGRSLSDIETLVPIEINLIALHGSVTKVKGKSPTFVPGFNRYVALCRQLMEKYEGLPKIYPGLRIFDKGGGLLFHTGLMDKKLEKDLHLKLSNMASEAGMILYSGYNIFELRIPRVSKGTAIRKLRVGNRNAMIAGDEGTDEEAFELNIDALKVKVREGNTIADFTLHDVKEMRTALSLIAYS; encoded by the coding sequence ATGGCATCTGCTTATGATGTTTATGACGCTTTCAGGAGTATATCGTCACTTAATCCCATGATTTTCCTTGATTATGATGGGACTCTCGTAGATATAGTCTTAAACCCGTGGGAAGCTGTTGCGGATCGAGATCTTCTTGAGCTGCTCAGCGATCTTTCGAATAGGTACGAAACATTCCTGGTGACTGGTCGTTCGCTCAGTGACATAGAAACTCTGGTTCCCATTGAAATAAACTTGATTGCGCTTCATGGTTCAGTTACGAAGGTTAAAGGAAAATCCCCCACATTTGTGCCGGGTTTCAACCGGTACGTGGCACTGTGCCGCCAGTTGATGGAAAAATATGAGGGGCTCCCTAAAATTTATCCTGGCCTCCGCATTTTTGACAAGGGAGGAGGCTTGCTTTTCCATACTGGCCTGATGGACAAGAAACTTGAGAAGGACTTGCATCTGAAGCTTTCAAATATGGCTTCAGAAGCTGGAATGATTCTTTATTCAGGGTATAACATTTTCGAGTTAAGAATCCCCAGAGTGTCCAAGGGAACCGCAATAAGAAAGCTTAGGGTTGGAAATAGGAACGCAATGATAGCTGGTGATGAGGGCACAGATGAGGAGGCATTTGAGCTCAATATTGACGCTCTAAAGGTGAAGGTTAGGGAGGGTAATACAATTGCAGACTTCACTCTCCATGACGTTAAGGAGATGAGAACTGCACTCAGCCTCATAGCGTATTCTTGA
- a CDS encoding DNA topoisomerase IV subunit A: MNNDVKKVLESMVNRIYNSLSEGEVPEIRMSSRNRDNIVFDQISSVWKYGPSTVSRTLKTADGANYMLKNIYMIDFILEMLRDGKTSTLREMYYISEGWGLGKFGTQDESDMMAEDLEVITSLLREDFRLRPEENGASIIGDLTIEEKSRKGDFKKINCRDDVGEAGYTIPNNVESEKLKIKSTNAKFVLALETGGMFDRLVENGFDDRFNCVLVHLKGQPARSTRRVLKRLNNEMGLPIFVFTDGDPWSFRIFSSIAYGAIKTAHISEYLAVPTAEFIGVTASDILNYDLPTDKLTDKDIAALNSELKDPRFQTDFWKSEIETMLQINKKAEQQALAKYGLNYVTDTYLPEKLAEVGGLR; the protein is encoded by the coding sequence ATGAACAATGACGTCAAGAAAGTGCTGGAATCAATGGTAAACAGGATATACAATTCTCTTTCTGAAGGAGAGGTGCCGGAGATCAGGATGTCCTCAAGAAACAGGGACAACATAGTGTTTGACCAGATTTCATCAGTATGGAAGTATGGGCCATCTACTGTTTCCAGAACCCTCAAGACTGCTGATGGCGCGAATTATATGCTGAAGAATATCTATATGATCGATTTTATACTGGAAATGCTGAGAGATGGGAAAACCTCCACGTTGAGGGAGATGTACTATATCTCCGAGGGGTGGGGGCTGGGTAAATTCGGTACGCAGGATGAATCCGACATGATGGCCGAGGACCTCGAGGTCATCACGTCATTGCTGAGGGAAGATTTCAGGCTCAGGCCTGAGGAGAACGGCGCTAGTATCATCGGAGACCTTACCATTGAGGAGAAGAGCAGGAAGGGGGACTTCAAAAAGATAAACTGCCGGGATGATGTGGGTGAAGCCGGATACACAATACCAAATAACGTGGAAAGCGAGAAACTCAAGATAAAATCCACAAATGCAAAATTCGTTCTCGCGCTGGAAACTGGTGGAATGTTTGATCGACTCGTGGAGAACGGTTTTGATGATAGGTTCAACTGTGTACTTGTCCACCTTAAGGGGCAACCCGCAAGAAGTACAAGGAGGGTACTGAAAAGGCTCAATAATGAGATGGGCCTCCCAATATTTGTGTTTACCGACGGTGATCCCTGGTCGTTCAGGATTTTTAGCTCCATAGCCTACGGGGCTATTAAGACTGCACACATATCTGAGTATCTTGCAGTTCCGACAGCGGAATTCATTGGTGTCACAGCCTCTGATATTCTTAACTATGACCTTCCCACTGATAAGCTGACAGATAAGGATATAGCGGCATTGAATTCAGAACTCAAGGACCCAAGGTTCCAGACGGATTTCTGGAAATCTGAAATCGAGACGATGCTGCAGATTAACAAGAAAGCAGAGCAGCAGGCACTTGCTAAGTACGGACTCAATTATGTTACCGATACTTACTTGCCAGAAAAACTTGCAGAGGTAGGTGGGCTAAGGTGA
- a CDS encoding DNA topoisomerase VI subunit B: MVSKPPSSHYKEISIAEFFEKNRHILGFDSPQKSVFMIVKEALDNSLDACEEGRYLPEIYVEISRKAEDVFAITVRDNGPGIERLEIPKVFGQLLYGSRFHSVRQSRGQQGIGITAAILYGQITTGESSRIVTRTPDSDVGFEIFLQINVRENRGNVISEKPVIVNYDHGTEITITAKGKYQVGKQSVIEYLKETAVVNPDMNLTFVDPDGRKTIFKRSTEVLPEPSVSIKPHPLGLEPGEIIGLASTSTEKSMKLFLSGEFNRVSERVAQEILTISGVGPEADPKSLKAESAIKLQQAFRKVKLMPPPVDCLSPLGEEYIRRGLRTVYEEMHPAFYSKPVMRPVSVYSGNPFSVEVGIVYGGEIKADDQVKIIRYANKVPLLYQAGACAITKAISEVDWRPYGMDQKQGIGIPFGPMIILVHVFSTRVPYTSESKEAIAAVPEISEEIKFALKSVARGLKSFMNKNERREKASEKFDLVMNIIPSIGRKCASILGKEEPKIDMVISRIANTVFINETHSKNENCFDVLAKIFNYTTEERSFDLYAEPFDGEVEGEAKWTIESIPPASVREIKFRVRTEAERYSGTEYFTSGIDPVLVHGAEPLPGDWSIREEVEEDEQ; encoded by the coding sequence ATGGTTTCCAAGCCACCATCTTCACATTATAAAGAGATATCCATAGCAGAATTTTTCGAGAAGAACAGGCATATACTCGGCTTTGACTCTCCACAGAAATCTGTTTTCATGATCGTGAAAGAAGCTCTGGATAACTCTCTGGATGCCTGTGAAGAAGGGAGATATCTGCCAGAAATATACGTTGAAATTTCACGCAAAGCAGAGGATGTATTCGCAATAACGGTAAGGGATAACGGGCCGGGCATTGAGAGACTCGAAATTCCAAAAGTATTTGGCCAGCTGCTCTACGGATCACGCTTTCATTCTGTAAGACAGTCAAGAGGACAGCAGGGTATAGGAATAACAGCAGCAATCCTTTATGGCCAGATTACAACCGGGGAATCCTCGCGCATAGTAACAAGAACGCCGGATTCTGACGTCGGCTTCGAGATATTTCTGCAGATAAATGTCAGGGAAAACAGGGGAAATGTAATTTCAGAAAAGCCAGTAATCGTTAACTATGATCATGGAACCGAGATAACCATAACCGCCAAAGGTAAATACCAGGTGGGAAAGCAATCCGTAATTGAATACTTAAAGGAAACTGCGGTCGTCAACCCCGACATGAATCTCACATTTGTTGATCCTGATGGAAGGAAAACCATATTCAAGCGGAGTACTGAAGTCTTACCCGAACCCTCGGTGTCCATAAAACCACACCCTCTGGGGCTTGAGCCAGGGGAAATCATTGGACTTGCATCCACATCAACGGAAAAAAGCATGAAATTATTTCTTTCTGGTGAATTCAACAGGGTCAGTGAACGTGTCGCGCAAGAGATACTAACAATTTCCGGAGTGGGCCCGGAAGCAGACCCAAAGTCGTTGAAGGCTGAGAGTGCGATAAAACTGCAACAGGCATTCAGGAAAGTTAAGCTTATGCCACCGCCTGTAGACTGCCTTTCACCGCTGGGGGAAGAGTATATCAGGAGAGGGTTGAGAACAGTTTACGAAGAAATGCATCCGGCTTTTTATTCCAAGCCCGTGATGAGACCGGTCTCAGTTTACAGCGGCAATCCCTTTTCAGTAGAAGTTGGCATAGTTTACGGCGGAGAAATCAAGGCCGATGACCAGGTCAAGATCATTAGGTACGCTAACAAAGTCCCACTTCTCTATCAGGCCGGAGCCTGTGCCATCACGAAGGCAATATCAGAGGTAGACTGGCGTCCCTATGGCATGGACCAGAAACAGGGCATAGGAATTCCCTTTGGACCAATGATAATTCTGGTCCATGTGTTCAGTACGAGGGTTCCGTACACTTCAGAATCAAAGGAGGCAATAGCCGCAGTACCGGAAATCTCGGAAGAAATCAAATTTGCCCTTAAATCCGTCGCGCGTGGGCTCAAATCCTTCATGAACAAGAATGAGAGGCGGGAAAAGGCCAGTGAAAAATTTGACCTTGTCATGAACATAATTCCCTCCATAGGCAGGAAGTGTGCCAGTATACTCGGAAAGGAGGAGCCAAAGATAGACATGGTGATTTCCAGGATCGCAAATACGGTATTCATAAACGAGACACATTCGAAGAATGAGAACTGCTTTGACGTTCTGGCAAAGATTTTCAATTATACCACAGAGGAAAGATCGTTTGATCTCTACGCTGAACCCTTTGACGGAGAAGTGGAGGGAGAGGCCAAATGGACTATTGAATCCATACCTCCGGCATCGGTGCGGGAAATAAAATTCAGAGTGAGAACAGAAGCGGAAAGGTACTCCGGGACTGAATACTTCACATCCGGGATAGACCCGGTGCTTGTGCACGGCGCCGAGCCACTTCCTGGCGACTGGTCAATAAGGGAGGAGGTAGAGGAAGATGAACAATGA
- a CDS encoding translation initiation factor IF-2 subunit alpha has protein sequence MRKELPDVGDLVVVTIKEVRNFGASVKLDEYPEKEGFVHIAEVATGWVKHIRDFLREGQRTVCKVLGVNQSRGYVDLSLKRVNDHQRREKISEWKNEQKSEKLLEIVAKSLKKTVEECDTEFADDLRRTYGNLYNAFDDAASNEDWLPDIKAKWKSAMIKVAKENINTPFVKINGMIEAYSTAGNGVDMVKDTISQGMLPGVNVQYAGAPRYRLVVTEKDYKSAEDLLKKSIQAITEAAKRDSVNFEFTRKQ, from the coding sequence ATGCGAAAAGAGCTTCCAGATGTTGGTGACCTTGTAGTCGTAACCATCAAGGAAGTCAGAAACTTCGGAGCCAGTGTCAAGCTTGATGAATATCCTGAGAAGGAGGGCTTCGTACACATAGCAGAAGTTGCAACAGGCTGGGTCAAGCACATCCGTGATTTTCTGAGGGAGGGACAGAGAACCGTCTGTAAAGTTCTTGGCGTTAATCAGAGTAGAGGATACGTGGACCTTTCTCTAAAGCGTGTAAACGATCATCAGAGGAGAGAGAAAATATCTGAATGGAAGAACGAACAGAAGTCAGAAAAACTCCTGGAGATCGTCGCAAAATCACTTAAGAAGACCGTTGAAGAATGTGACACTGAATTTGCAGACGATCTTCGACGAACATATGGAAACCTGTACAATGCATTTGATGATGCTGCATCAAATGAAGACTGGTTGCCAGATATCAAAGCTAAATGGAAGAGTGCAATGATAAAAGTCGCGAAGGAGAATATCAATACTCCATTCGTGAAGATAAATGGCATGATTGAGGCTTATTCCACAGCCGGAAATGGGGTTGACATGGTAAAAGACACAATCTCGCAGGGCATGCTACCTGGCGTCAATGTACAGTATGCAGGGGCTCCAAGGTACCGGCTTGTAGTAACTGAAAAGGATTATAAATCAGCCGAAGATTTACTGAAGAAATCAATTCAGGCGATAACCGAAGCTGCGAAAAGGGATTCCGTGAACTTTGAGTTCACTAGAAAACAGTAA
- a CDS encoding carbon-nitrogen hydrolase family protein, whose protein sequence is MKEKKVSIAVVQMSSSENKVENGTKSIRLMDSIVLRKPDIIVFPEYNMISTDYSKWQYIRENAESCDGKFVESFIKYASKNRVNILCNIAESEFGVPRPYNTSVLINSDGYISGKYRKLHLFDALGKSESSAYTMGFAPPVPFSLGDFSIGAQICYDLRFPEAARLLAVQGAKIIIYQAGWFRGERKLDQWRTLLRSRAIENGIYIVASAQCGEKFTGHSMIISPYGDVVAEAGEEETVLVNEIDLSTIEKYLSEVPVLKARRLDIYDVKGR, encoded by the coding sequence GTGAAAGAGAAGAAGGTCAGTATTGCAGTCGTTCAAATGTCATCCTCTGAAAACAAGGTAGAAAATGGAACTAAAAGTATTCGATTGATGGATTCGATAGTACTGAGAAAACCAGATATTATTGTCTTTCCAGAGTATAACATGATCTCTACTGACTATTCGAAATGGCAGTATATACGTGAGAACGCCGAATCATGCGATGGTAAGTTCGTTGAATCTTTTATCAAGTACGCCTCAAAAAACAGGGTAAACATACTGTGCAATATCGCGGAATCAGAGTTTGGAGTACCCAGGCCCTATAATACCTCCGTACTGATTAATAGTGATGGCTATATTTCAGGTAAATACAGAAAGCTCCATCTTTTCGATGCGCTTGGAAAGAGTGAGAGTTCAGCTTATACAATGGGTTTTGCGCCTCCCGTACCTTTCAGCCTCGGAGATTTCTCTATTGGTGCACAGATATGCTATGACCTCAGATTTCCGGAAGCAGCCAGACTTCTGGCTGTGCAAGGTGCAAAAATTATCATATATCAGGCAGGCTGGTTCAGGGGAGAAAGAAAGCTTGATCAGTGGCGTACGCTTCTAAGATCAAGGGCAATTGAGAACGGAATATACATCGTAGCTTCGGCGCAGTGTGGAGAGAAATTCACAGGTCACTCGATGATAATATCTCCATATGGAGATGTAGTCGCTGAAGCGGGAGAAGAGGAAACTGTGCTTGTCAATGAAATAGATCTCTCAACAATCGAAAAGTATCTCAGTGAAGTACCTGTATTGAAAGCCAGGCGCCTGGATATATACGACGTCAAGGGACGATAG
- a CDS encoding trehalose-6-phosphate synthase yields MAYLIVTSRSPLSHDRISGRNLTRDNIGGVVTAMRRVMQNEGGIWVCWGDGKLDEQYRHEVVGNYTIERIMLSKAEKSGFYDDFSNGTLWPLFHYFRERINFSASGYNFFFEVNKKFANAVVNNLKDGMTIWIHDYQLSLVPGILRQMGVKNTIIFTWHIPWVAAEFFATLPKSEEIVRSIGKADVITFHSETYADNFISSYMSMEGSSGDIRHKVHSIPLGIDTSYYSASDIKPLGGHSFNGRKVIFSIDRLDYTKGLTKKVLTIESLLRTHPEYNGKFVFLMIVTPSRATVPEYAAMKRELEMTIGRINGEYGSLNWYPIIYIYRRITQKTLLSYYVSADVALITPLIDGLNLVSKEFVNANRNGVLIISKFAGSSADLKDAIVVNPNDLGGTAEAIVYALRMSDQEKTEMLKKLKRNVETRDINWWVRKIKGLSSRVSM; encoded by the coding sequence ATGGCTTATCTCATTGTCACAAGCCGCTCGCCCTTGAGCCACGATCGTATTAGTGGAAGAAATTTAACAAGAGACAACATTGGCGGAGTAGTTACTGCCATGAGACGGGTTATGCAGAACGAGGGCGGAATTTGGGTCTGCTGGGGTGATGGTAAACTAGACGAACAGTACAGGCACGAAGTGGTCGGGAACTACACCATTGAAAGGATTATGCTCTCCAAGGCAGAGAAAAGTGGATTTTATGACGACTTTTCAAACGGCACCCTCTGGCCCCTATTCCATTACTTCAGAGAAAGGATAAATTTCTCAGCATCCGGATACAATTTCTTCTTTGAAGTAAATAAAAAATTTGCAAATGCCGTGGTGAATAACCTCAAGGACGGCATGACAATCTGGATACATGATTATCAACTCAGCCTTGTCCCAGGCATTCTCAGGCAGATGGGAGTAAAAAACACAATAATATTCACCTGGCATATACCGTGGGTTGCAGCTGAATTCTTTGCGACCCTCCCAAAATCGGAAGAAATTGTAAGAAGCATAGGAAAGGCTGACGTTATAACCTTTCATAGTGAAACCTATGCAGATAATTTTATCTCCAGCTACATGTCAATGGAGGGCAGTTCAGGCGACATTCGACACAAAGTGCACTCCATTCCTCTTGGAATAGATACGTCGTATTACTCTGCATCAGACATTAAACCGTTAGGTGGGCATTCTTTCAACGGCAGAAAGGTCATTTTCTCAATAGACAGACTTGATTATACTAAAGGGCTTACGAAAAAGGTGTTGACAATAGAGAGTCTTTTGAGAACCCATCCGGAATACAACGGGAAATTTGTCTTCCTGATGATCGTCACGCCTAGCCGGGCAACCGTTCCGGAGTATGCCGCAATGAAAAGAGAGCTTGAAATGACAATTGGCCGAATCAACGGTGAATATGGGTCATTGAACTGGTACCCTATAATATACATTTATCGGAGAATAACGCAGAAGACACTGTTATCTTACTACGTTTCTGCTGATGTTGCTCTTATAACCCCCTTGATCGACGGGCTCAATCTTGTGAGTAAGGAATTTGTGAATGCAAATAGGAATGGCGTCCTTATTATTTCAAAATTCGCAGGTTCCTCAGCAGATCTGAAAGATGCAATAGTTGTGAATCCTAACGATCTTGGAGGTACAGCAGAGGCAATAGTCTACGCTTTGCGAATGAGTGACCAGGAGAAAACTGAAATGCTAAAGAAGCTGAAGAGAAACGTTGAAACGCGTGATATAAACTGGTGGGTCAGAAAAATCAAGGGGCTTTCCAGCAGAGTATCTATGTGA
- the iorA gene encoding indolepyruvate ferredoxin oxidoreductase subunit alpha, whose protein sequence is MNKFKQLLSGKPSEKLFLLGNEAIARGIIEAGVKTATTYPGTPSSEVGNVLYEIAKEAGIYFQYSINEKIATEVAFSSAISGLRSFVFMKHVGMNVAADPLMSIAYTGIRAGMVIMSADDPSMFSSQNEQDNRNYAEMAHIPLVEPSTSQEAKDFLKYAFEISEKELVPVLYRTTTRVSHQRGMVELGEIPQNKTKGYFPNEPGRYVALPVNSMGFKEKLVKKMERLKSVSETSPLNRIETYGSGKYGIITSGEAYNVLMDAVRKYRLDVSVLKLGFTNPLPESMITKFLNDHGDVIIVEELDPFLETKVRMMAQMHSLNTRIYGKIDGFFSMSHEYNPVTVAASLSKIIKFETEKLPVEIDISELPPRPPVLCPGCPHRATYYAVKRAVKMSNIKDPIYSSDIGCYSLGVYDPYDEADIMIEMGSSIGVGGGISKVTNQKVIAFIGDSTFFHSGLTGLANAVHNESNLLLMVLDNRTTAMTGQQPHPGIELNGMGEPAPALSIEAIAQSMGVKYIKTVDPYDLKSTLLAVSGALKNEGVSVVIARRECAILRDNEMRAKKTWKTYQVNTEKCGLCMNCVENFSCPAISIKGGVINIDQDICDGCGVCAETYVCPFRAIEEVQ, encoded by the coding sequence ATGAACAAGTTTAAACAACTCCTCTCCGGTAAGCCGAGTGAAAAACTTTTCCTTCTTGGTAACGAAGCAATAGCTCGGGGAATAATTGAAGCCGGAGTCAAAACTGCAACTACCTATCCCGGAACCCCTTCTAGTGAAGTGGGGAACGTACTCTATGAAATTGCAAAGGAGGCGGGAATTTATTTTCAATACTCAATCAATGAAAAGATTGCGACCGAGGTGGCATTTTCATCAGCCATTTCCGGATTAAGGTCATTCGTATTCATGAAGCACGTCGGGATGAATGTGGCTGCTGATCCACTAATGAGCATTGCCTATACCGGGATAAGAGCTGGCATGGTCATAATGTCAGCCGATGACCCTTCCATGTTCTCGTCCCAGAACGAGCAGGACAACCGAAACTATGCAGAAATGGCTCATATCCCATTGGTAGAACCGTCAACATCGCAGGAAGCGAAAGACTTCCTGAAGTACGCCTTTGAAATATCAGAGAAAGAACTGGTTCCTGTTTTGTACCGCACCACGACAAGAGTAAGTCATCAGAGGGGTATGGTCGAACTGGGTGAAATCCCGCAAAACAAGACGAAAGGATATTTCCCGAATGAACCTGGAAGATATGTGGCATTGCCAGTCAATTCCATGGGTTTCAAGGAAAAACTTGTAAAAAAAATGGAGAGGCTCAAGTCCGTCTCAGAGACTTCTCCCCTTAACCGGATAGAAACCTATGGATCTGGTAAATATGGCATCATTACTTCAGGTGAAGCTTACAATGTTCTTATGGATGCCGTGAGAAAGTATAGACTTGACGTTTCAGTCTTGAAGCTCGGTTTCACAAATCCTCTACCAGAATCAATGATTACCAAATTTCTCAACGATCATGGGGATGTAATAATCGTGGAAGAACTGGATCCGTTCCTTGAAACAAAGGTAAGGATGATGGCCCAAATGCATTCCTTGAATACACGGATTTATGGAAAGATAGATGGTTTCTTCTCCATGAGCCATGAATATAATCCCGTTACTGTGGCGGCATCTCTATCCAAGATCATCAAATTTGAAACGGAGAAGCTGCCAGTAGAAATTGACATTTCAGAACTCCCTCCCCGCCCACCTGTACTGTGCCCGGGATGCCCGCACAGGGCAACCTACTATGCCGTCAAGCGTGCTGTGAAGATGTCGAACATAAAAGACCCCATTTATTCGTCTGACATAGGGTGTTACTCTCTCGGTGTATATGATCCATATGATGAAGCGGATATTATGATTGAAATGGGTTCATCCATTGGCGTAGGGGGAGGAATTTCAAAGGTTACTAATCAGAAAGTCATTGCCTTCATAGGAGATTCAACCTTTTTCCATTCCGGGCTTACTGGGTTGGCGAACGCGGTTCATAACGAATCCAATCTTCTCTTGATGGTCCTTGACAACAGGACAACTGCAATGACTGGACAACAACCACACCCCGGGATTGAACTCAATGGCATGGGGGAACCTGCTCCGGCTCTGTCAATAGAGGCTATTGCACAAAGCATGGGTGTAAAGTATATCAAAACTGTCGATCCATACGATCTTAAAAGTACCCTACTTGCCGTATCTGGAGCCCTAAAAAATGAGGGAGTTTCAGTGGTTATTGCTAGAAGGGAGTGTGCTATCCTTAGAGATAATGAAATGCGGGCAAAGAAAACCTGGAAGACCTATCAGGTAAACACTGAGAAATGCGGGCTCTGTATGAACTGTGTCGAGAATTTTTCATGCCCAGCGATTTCAATCAAAGGCGGCGTGATAAATATTGATCAGGACATATGTGACGGCTGCGGAGTCTGTGCCGAGACATACGTATGCCCATTCAGGGCGATAGAGGAGGTCCAGTGA
- a CDS encoding indolepyruvate oxidoreductase subunit beta — MIKNVIIAGVGGQGVVTAGLLMSEAATENGINVVMSEIHGLAQRGGSVSVDVRMGDVYGSIVPKGGADIIIGFEPIETVRALSRAGRETLVIMNTEKKTPISLSMHDKEYPPMEQLLKIAPDGMVIHQIDAVSLAKEAGNYRSVNTVILGAALALGVLPFSRENAMSALKRRFSGGLYEVNARALDLGIEEIKGQRNIA; from the coding sequence ATGATAAAAAACGTGATAATAGCAGGGGTTGGCGGACAGGGTGTCGTTACGGCTGGCCTGTTAATGTCCGAGGCAGCTACCGAGAATGGAATAAATGTCGTAATGTCTGAGATACATGGACTTGCCCAGAGAGGTGGATCGGTTTCCGTGGATGTTAGAATGGGAGATGTTTATGGCTCCATAGTCCCGAAAGGAGGCGCGGATATCATTATTGGATTTGAGCCTATAGAGACCGTGAGGGCCCTTTCAAGGGCAGGTAGGGAAACTCTTGTTATAATGAATACAGAAAAAAAGACCCCGATTTCTTTAAGCATGCATGACAAGGAATATCCTCCAATGGAACAGCTCTTGAAAATAGCGCCAGATGGGATGGTAATCCATCAGATAGATGCAGTATCACTGGCAAAAGAGGCAGGAAATTATAGATCTGTCAACACTGTCATTTTAGGGGCGGCCCTGGCGCTCGGCGTACTTCCTTTCAGCAGGGAGAATGCAATGTCTGCGTTGAAAAGGAGATTTAGCGGGGGGCTTTATGAAGTCAACGCAAGGGCTCTTGACCTGGGAATAGAAGAAATCAAGGGGCAGAGGAATATCGCTTAA